Proteins co-encoded in one Arthrobacter sp. ERGS1:01 genomic window:
- a CDS encoding polyprenyl synthetase family protein → MTPSNENPVSRSGETLVAARNEFTERDFTEADADTAPLDWAAFQGLVQGVLDAHFASEGRRASDLSPAFGELFIHLAGTVAGGKWLRPKLIFRSYAAFGGRDWKSCSELAAAFEMLHAALLVHDDVIDRDFVRRGVDTLGAVYRDMATAQGFDAPDADHAGHSAAIIAGDLLLTGSLRLAMSAASGHPQGAAILATLHEAIFAAAAGELDDLLFSLREGSPELPEVLNMERLKTAVYSFEMPLRAGALLAGESLATADALAGVGRDIGVAYQVIDDLLGTFGQSAMTGKSVESDLREGKRTILTTFAAGSDEFTATLAAFRRGDADAEVVRRTLRELGAEERALDLAQTLVARALDKADALALPQSLALELAHICDHVLARRS, encoded by the coding sequence ATGACACCAAGCAATGAGAACCCCGTCTCCCGTTCCGGTGAGACGCTTGTCGCCGCACGGAATGAGTTCACCGAGCGCGACTTCACGGAGGCGGACGCCGACACCGCCCCGTTGGACTGGGCAGCCTTCCAAGGGCTCGTCCAGGGTGTCCTGGACGCCCATTTTGCCTCGGAGGGCCGCCGCGCATCGGACCTTTCCCCGGCGTTTGGCGAATTGTTCATCCACCTGGCCGGCACGGTCGCCGGGGGAAAGTGGCTGCGGCCCAAGTTGATTTTCCGCAGCTACGCGGCGTTCGGCGGGCGGGACTGGAAGTCGTGCAGCGAACTGGCCGCAGCCTTTGAAATGCTCCATGCCGCCCTGCTGGTGCACGACGACGTCATTGACCGGGACTTTGTGCGACGCGGGGTCGACACCCTTGGCGCGGTGTACCGCGACATGGCAACGGCACAGGGTTTTGACGCACCCGACGCGGACCATGCAGGACACAGTGCCGCCATCATCGCCGGCGACCTGCTGCTGACCGGTTCGCTGCGCCTGGCCATGTCCGCCGCAAGCGGCCACCCCCAGGGTGCCGCGATCCTGGCAACCCTGCACGAGGCCATCTTTGCCGCCGCCGCCGGGGAACTTGACGACCTCCTGTTTTCCTTGCGGGAAGGCTCGCCGGAGCTGCCCGAGGTGCTGAATATGGAGCGGCTGAAAACGGCCGTGTACTCCTTTGAAATGCCGCTGCGCGCAGGTGCACTGTTGGCGGGGGAATCCCTGGCTACGGCGGACGCCCTCGCCGGCGTGGGCCGCGACATCGGGGTGGCCTATCAGGTGATCGATGACCTCTTGGGCACCTTTGGCCAGTCCGCCATGACGGGAAAATCGGTCGAGTCCGATCTGCGGGAGGGCAAGCGCACCATCCTGACCACCTTCGCCGCCGGTTCGGACGAATTCACCGCAACCCTGGCCGCGTTCCGGCGCGGAGACGCCGACGCCGAGGTGGTGCGCAGGACCCTGCGGGAGCTCGGTGCGGAGGAACGCGCGCTGGACCTTGCACAAACTCTCGTGGCCCGGGCCCTGGACAAGGCGGACGCCCTGGCGCTGCCGCAGTCCCTGGCCCTGGAACTCGCGCACATCTGTGACCACGTACTGGCGCGAAGGAGCTAA
- a CDS encoding MarR family winged helix-turn-helix transcriptional regulator: MEDGNSWRPPRPMHQASVLVRQILVLNEVMEFIMRREMELNDTDFQAMQHLLRQRSISPGELAQALHLTAAATTTVIDRLVAKGHACRTPHPTDRRRTLITPSAESVRKTMEKIMPMIMDVDDKVRSYDDDDQRVIVDFLGGIVAAMTKRAAELDPGEARP, translated from the coding sequence ATGGAGGACGGCAACAGTTGGCGGCCGCCGAGGCCGATGCACCAGGCCTCCGTGCTGGTCCGCCAGATCCTGGTCCTGAACGAGGTCATGGAATTCATCATGCGGCGCGAGATGGAGCTCAATGACACCGACTTCCAGGCCATGCAGCACCTGCTGCGGCAACGCTCCATCTCTCCCGGCGAATTGGCCCAGGCCCTGCATCTGACGGCTGCCGCAACCACCACCGTCATTGACCGTTTGGTTGCCAAGGGGCACGCCTGCCGCACGCCCCACCCCACGGACCGGCGCCGGACGCTGATCACCCCCAGTGCGGAATCGGTCCGCAAGACCATGGAGAAGATCATGCCCATGATCATGGATGTCGATGACAAGGTGCGCAGCTACGACGACGACGACCAGCGCGTCATCGTCGACTTCCTCGGCGGCATCGTGGCAGCCATGACCAAACGCGCGGCTGAGCTGGACCCCGGTGAAGCGCGACCTTAA
- a CDS encoding SDR family oxidoreductase: protein MSSKELFAVVTIAVAGATGYIGGRLVPLLLASGADVRVLSRRRDKLRDVPWRSQVEILEGSMEDADTAAALCRGADIVYYLVHSMSGGTGAAWDFERVERRCALNLARASRDAGTTRLIYLSGLHPQGRLSRHLASRTEVGEILLASGTPTAVLQAGLVIGSGSASFEMVRHLTDVLPVMPAPKWVMNSIQPIAIRDALHYLVGAAQLPAGLNRTFDIGGPEVLSYAEMMRSYADAAGFRRPLVIPLPVLTPWLAAQWVNLVTPVPRSLAVPLVESLQHDCVARERDIAAYIPEPDGGLTTYGRAVELALHKIAADTVETTWATAHALSAPAEPLPSDPDWAGLTVFTDERTKTTPAPASQVWAVVEGIGGANGYYSLPFAWAVRGWLDKVAGGVGLARGRRSHQHLQLNDAVDWWRVETLEQGRLLRLRAEMIVPGRAWLEFEVTPAEPEDGGAGGSVFRQRAIFFPRGLTGRLYWLAVLPFHGIIFKDMANRITAAASRRP, encoded by the coding sequence TTGTCTAGCAAGGAGTTGTTTGCCGTGGTCACCATCGCAGTGGCAGGCGCCACCGGTTACATTGGCGGGCGGCTGGTGCCCCTGCTCCTGGCGTCCGGCGCCGACGTGCGGGTCCTCAGCCGGCGGCGCGACAAGCTCCGGGACGTTCCGTGGCGCAGCCAGGTGGAGATCCTCGAAGGCTCCATGGAGGATGCGGACACCGCCGCAGCGCTCTGCCGGGGCGCCGACATCGTCTACTACCTGGTGCACTCCATGTCCGGAGGCACCGGGGCGGCCTGGGATTTTGAACGGGTGGAACGGCGGTGCGCGCTGAACCTGGCCAGGGCTTCGCGCGACGCCGGGACCACGCGCCTGATCTATCTCTCGGGCCTGCATCCCCAAGGCAGGCTCAGCCGGCATCTGGCGTCCCGGACCGAGGTGGGCGAAATCCTCCTGGCGTCAGGAACGCCGACGGCCGTGCTGCAGGCGGGGCTGGTCATTGGCTCCGGTTCCGCCAGTTTTGAAATGGTCAGGCACTTGACCGATGTGCTGCCCGTGATGCCGGCGCCCAAATGGGTCATGAACTCGATCCAACCCATCGCCATCCGGGACGCCCTGCACTACCTGGTGGGCGCCGCCCAGCTGCCGGCCGGCCTCAACCGGACCTTCGACATTGGCGGACCCGAGGTGCTTAGCTACGCCGAGATGATGCGCAGCTATGCCGATGCCGCGGGATTCCGCCGGCCCCTGGTCATTCCGCTGCCCGTGCTCACCCCCTGGCTGGCCGCGCAATGGGTCAATCTGGTGACCCCCGTCCCCCGCAGCCTGGCCGTCCCCCTGGTCGAATCCCTGCAGCACGACTGCGTTGCCCGGGAAAGGGACATTGCCGCCTACATCCCGGAGCCCGACGGCGGCCTGACCACCTACGGTCGGGCCGTGGAATTGGCCCTGCACAAGATCGCGGCGGACACCGTGGAAACCACCTGGGCCACGGCGCACGCGCTCAGCGCCCCGGCCGAGCCGCTGCCCAGCGACCCCGACTGGGCCGGTTTGACGGTCTTTACGGATGAAAGGACCAAGACGACACCCGCCCCGGCCAGCCAGGTCTGGGCCGTGGTGGAAGGGATCGGCGGGGCAAACGGCTACTACTCCCTGCCCTTTGCCTGGGCCGTGCGCGGCTGGCTGGACAAGGTGGCCGGAGGGGTTGGCCTGGCCCGGGGCAGGCGCAGCCATCAACACCTCCAACTCAACGATGCCGTCGACTGGTGGCGGGTGGAAACCCTTGAGCAGGGCCGGCTGCTGCGGCTTCGGGCGGAAATGATCGTCCCGGGACGGGCCTGGCTGGAGTTCGAGGTGACGCCCGCGGAGCCGGAAGACGGTGGCGCCGGCGGAAGCGTCTTCCGGCAGCGGGCCATCTTCTTCCCGAGAGGCTTGACCGGGCGCCTGTACTGGCTGGCCGTATTGCCGTTCCACGGCATTATCTTCAAGGACATGGCGAACCGCATCACCGCTGCGGCCTCCCGGCGGCCCTGA
- a CDS encoding sensor histidine kinase — MHSIYDWFRRHRFAVDFVLMAVLWLVATPLSAVSAGGAHWASLPAGLAAATALIVPVAWRRTRTVMAGSIIAVVAITQWALDIAPMPADIAVPIIVYALAAFGPRWASLGGLILALLGSIMLVTRFFYNLTSSSIADLPYGAVLILMVWVLVLFSWTAGDLTRTKRLREQALEDRAHRLEIEAQHERQLAASDERAHIAREMHDIVAHSLSVIITQADGARYAAAASPEIAPATLATIAETGRSSLQEMRRLLGVLRGDADASMRPLPGLTDLDELLLGIRAAGLMISYDVTGGARRMLPAGAELTAYRVVQEGLTNVMKHAGPQVEAAVLLNWTARGLEVSVMDNGRGASASFATTGPLPVYDAGASPAPDLAPSAGNGLRGMAERVKLYDGTLAAGPLPGGGFGITAFIPYTET, encoded by the coding sequence ATGCATTCCATCTACGACTGGTTCCGGCGGCACCGCTTTGCCGTGGACTTTGTCCTCATGGCCGTGCTGTGGCTGGTGGCGACCCCGCTGAGTGCCGTCAGCGCCGGCGGCGCCCACTGGGCCAGCCTTCCAGCGGGCTTGGCCGCCGCCACGGCCCTGATCGTTCCGGTGGCCTGGCGCCGCACCCGGACCGTCATGGCCGGCTCCATCATTGCCGTCGTCGCGATCACCCAGTGGGCGCTGGACATCGCCCCCATGCCGGCCGACATCGCCGTCCCCATCATTGTCTACGCGCTGGCCGCGTTTGGACCCCGCTGGGCGAGCCTGGGCGGACTGATTCTTGCGCTGCTGGGGTCGATCATGCTGGTCACCCGGTTCTTCTACAACCTCACCTCCTCCTCGATCGCCGATCTGCCCTACGGGGCCGTGCTGATCCTCATGGTGTGGGTCCTGGTCCTGTTCAGTTGGACGGCCGGGGACCTGACCCGCACCAAACGGCTCCGCGAACAAGCGCTGGAGGACCGCGCCCACCGCCTGGAGATCGAGGCCCAGCACGAGCGCCAGCTGGCCGCCAGCGACGAACGCGCCCACATCGCCCGCGAGATGCACGACATCGTGGCCCACTCCCTGTCCGTCATCATCACCCAGGCCGACGGCGCCCGCTACGCCGCCGCGGCCAGCCCCGAGATCGCCCCGGCCACGCTGGCGACCATTGCCGAAACCGGCCGGTCCTCCCTGCAGGAGATGCGCCGCCTGCTGGGCGTGTTGCGCGGCGACGCCGACGCCTCGATGCGCCCCCTGCCGGGCCTGACGGACCTGGACGAACTGCTCCTGGGCATCCGCGCCGCCGGCCTGATGATCAGCTACGATGTCACGGGCGGGGCGCGGCGCATGTTGCCGGCCGGGGCCGAACTCACGGCCTACCGGGTGGTCCAGGAGGGCCTGACGAACGTCATGAAGCATGCCGGCCCCCAGGTGGAGGCCGCCGTGCTGCTGAACTGGACCGCCCGCGGGCTGGAAGTGTCGGTAATGGACAACGGCAGGGGGGCCTCGGCGTCGTTCGCCACCACGGGCCCGCTGCCCGTGTACGACGCCGGCGCCTCCCCCGCCCCGGACCTCGCCCCGAGCGCCGGCAACGGGCTGCGCGGCATGGCCGAGCGCGTGAAACTTTACGATGGAACATTGGCGGCCGGACCACTGCCCGGCGGCGGCTTCGGCATCACCGCCTTTATCCCCTACACGGAGACCTGA
- a CDS encoding response regulator, translating into MTDTPIRVALVDDQQLVRSGFGMLINSQPDLAVVVEAGNGIEALAALAATAADVVLMDVRMPGMDGIETTRRLMERTKQAPAGSWLSELKIVVLTTFDLDEYALAAIQAGASGFLLKDAPPEELLGAIRTVFAGDAVIAPSTTRRLLDHVAPMLSAPSPANDAHSAAVASLTGREHEVFVLIANGLSNPEIAAQLFVSEATVKTHVGHILAKLSARDRVQVVVIAYETGIVSPG; encoded by the coding sequence ATGACAGACACCCCCATTCGCGTTGCCCTCGTGGACGACCAGCAACTGGTCCGTTCCGGCTTTGGCATGCTGATCAACTCCCAGCCCGACCTCGCCGTGGTGGTGGAGGCTGGGAACGGCATCGAGGCACTGGCCGCCCTCGCCGCGACGGCCGCCGACGTGGTCCTGATGGACGTGCGCATGCCCGGCATGGACGGCATCGAAACCACCCGGCGCCTCATGGAGCGGACCAAACAGGCCCCCGCGGGGTCGTGGCTGTCGGAGTTGAAGATCGTGGTGCTGACCACCTTCGACCTGGACGAATACGCCCTGGCCGCCATCCAGGCCGGCGCCAGCGGCTTCCTGCTCAAGGACGCTCCCCCGGAGGAACTGCTCGGCGCCATCCGCACGGTCTTTGCCGGAGATGCCGTCATCGCCCCGTCCACCACGCGGCGCCTGCTGGACCATGTGGCGCCCATGCTGTCGGCCCCCAGCCCGGCCAACGACGCCCACTCGGCCGCCGTCGCCAGCCTGACCGGGCGGGAGCACGAGGTGTTCGTGCTAATCGCCAACGGCCTCTCCAACCCGGAAATCGCGGCCCAGCTGTTTGTCTCCGAGGCGACCGTGAAGACGCACGTGGGGCACATCCTGGCCAAGCTGAGCGCCCGCGACCGCGTCCAGGTGGTCGTGATCGCCTACGAGACCGGGATCGTCTCCCCGGGTTAG
- a CDS encoding ABC transporter permease — protein MLQVSFSQLKTHSRRFIAITLAVLLAVAFLSATLMVNASTKASLKASIGQSYASADLVVSPPGFDPLAPAAAQKVASSPLVSNSYAQRSLSIQTQLGNAMAGGTIRNMPSSPALEPMKLLSGSWPATGNQVVVDSVTADRNGLKVGGTATLTSQPSAGESAVAPEPKLAATISGIMAASADPLQSGTAQFVGTADAVTKLGGPTPGYGSITLNLKPGVGIAEAKTALAAVLDLPASSVLTPDEKTTEQVAGFTGGQDQLTIVLLAFAAVALLVSALVVSNTFSVLVAQRTRELALLRCVGASRKQVRNSVIVEALVVGFTASVLGVLTAVGTMAAVLGLLRTNPDFAFATLGVPASAIVTGLLVGTALTVLAALVPARAATAVAPLAALRPAEDATVHTSAGKIRLGVGVALILAGGAGLVYGGLSSQLILAVPAGAASFVGIIMAATLFVPKLVRLAGSLAAPAGVPGKMAAANAVRNPRRTTATASALLIGVTLVTMMMTGAATARNAFESQLDGHYPVDITAQQNPGSTALTTAEVAKTATLPGVRKAVLLKAVGTVTSNGATMPAYGIAPADATALLGNAANRPRGTGVILPKGFKETTVSLAAGTQTTTVPASQATTDSFSALVSLAAFAPLPAAEAANIPGQVWISVDPSLSTNAMMDLRTSIAKTLGVEEYMVSGAVLEKAMFTQVINMLLLVVTGLLAVAVFIALIGVANTLSLSVLERTRENSLLRALGLTRGQLRGMLALEAVLIAGVAAVIGSTLGVLYGWAGAQAALGKFTAVTATIPWGQILLVVGVAAVAGLLASVVPARRAAKLSPVEGLAMD, from the coding sequence GTGCTCCAGGTATCCTTCAGCCAACTCAAGACCCATTCCCGGCGCTTCATCGCCATCACGCTGGCCGTGCTGCTCGCCGTTGCCTTCCTTTCCGCCACGCTCATGGTCAACGCGTCCACGAAGGCGTCGCTCAAGGCGAGCATCGGCCAGTCCTATGCCTCCGCGGACCTGGTGGTTTCACCTCCCGGCTTCGATCCCCTGGCGCCGGCGGCAGCCCAAAAGGTTGCCTCGTCACCCCTTGTTTCGAACTCCTACGCCCAGCGGTCGCTGAGCATCCAGACCCAATTGGGGAATGCCATGGCGGGCGGGACCATCCGCAACATGCCCTCCTCCCCCGCTCTGGAACCCATGAAACTGCTCAGCGGTTCCTGGCCGGCCACCGGCAACCAGGTGGTGGTCGATTCCGTCACGGCCGACCGCAACGGGCTCAAGGTCGGCGGTACCGCAACGCTGACCAGCCAGCCTTCCGCCGGCGAATCCGCCGTGGCACCCGAGCCGAAACTCGCGGCCACGATTTCCGGCATCATGGCCGCGTCCGCGGATCCCCTGCAATCCGGCACCGCCCAGTTCGTTGGCACGGCCGACGCCGTCACCAAGCTGGGCGGCCCGACGCCCGGCTACGGCAGCATCACGCTCAACCTCAAGCCCGGCGTGGGCATCGCGGAGGCAAAGACGGCACTCGCCGCAGTCCTCGACCTGCCCGCTAGCAGTGTCCTGACACCGGACGAGAAGACCACCGAACAGGTCGCCGGCTTCACCGGCGGGCAGGACCAGCTGACCATCGTGTTGCTGGCGTTTGCCGCCGTTGCACTTCTGGTCTCGGCCCTTGTCGTCTCCAACACCTTCTCCGTACTGGTGGCCCAGCGAACCCGCGAACTGGCGCTGCTGCGCTGCGTGGGCGCCAGCCGGAAGCAAGTCCGCAATTCGGTGATCGTCGAGGCCCTCGTCGTGGGCTTCACCGCCTCCGTCCTGGGCGTGCTCACCGCCGTCGGCACCATGGCCGCCGTCCTTGGCCTGCTGCGCACCAACCCCGACTTTGCGTTCGCCACCCTGGGGGTGCCGGCGTCGGCCATCGTCACCGGCCTGCTGGTGGGCACGGCCCTGACGGTGCTCGCCGCACTGGTTCCCGCCCGCGCCGCCACGGCGGTCGCGCCGCTGGCGGCCCTGCGCCCCGCCGAGGACGCCACGGTGCACACCTCCGCCGGCAAGATCCGGCTGGGCGTGGGCGTGGCGCTGATCCTGGCCGGCGGCGCGGGACTGGTGTACGGCGGGCTAAGCTCGCAGCTCATCCTGGCCGTCCCGGCAGGTGCCGCATCGTTCGTGGGCATCATCATGGCCGCCACGTTGTTTGTGCCCAAGCTGGTCCGGCTGGCCGGGAGCCTGGCCGCCCCGGCGGGCGTGCCGGGCAAGATGGCCGCCGCCAACGCCGTCCGCAATCCACGGCGGACGACGGCGACGGCGTCGGCCCTGCTCATCGGCGTCACTTTGGTGACCATGATGATGACCGGCGCGGCCACCGCACGGAACGCCTTTGAAAGCCAACTCGACGGCCACTACCCCGTGGACATCACGGCTCAGCAAAACCCCGGCAGCACCGCACTCACGACCGCCGAGGTGGCCAAGACAGCGACCCTTCCCGGCGTGCGCAAAGCGGTCCTGTTGAAAGCCGTTGGCACTGTCACGAGCAATGGCGCCACCATGCCCGCCTACGGGATCGCCCCCGCCGATGCAACGGCCCTGTTGGGCAACGCGGCAAACCGGCCCCGGGGCACCGGAGTCATCCTGCCCAAGGGCTTCAAGGAAACCACCGTCAGCCTCGCCGCCGGAACCCAGACCACCACGGTCCCGGCCAGCCAGGCCACGACGGACAGCTTCTCTGCCCTGGTCTCCTTGGCCGCCTTTGCCCCGCTGCCCGCCGCGGAAGCCGCCAACATTCCGGGGCAGGTGTGGATCTCCGTCGACCCGTCGCTGAGCACCAACGCCATGATGGACCTGCGCACCAGCATCGCCAAGACCCTGGGCGTCGAGGAGTACATGGTCAGCGGAGCCGTGTTGGAGAAGGCCATGTTCACCCAGGTCATCAACATGCTGCTGCTGGTGGTGACAGGGCTGCTGGCCGTGGCCGTCTTCATCGCCCTGATTGGTGTGGCCAATACCCTGTCCCTTTCGGTGCTGGAGCGGACCCGGGAAAACTCGCTGCTGCGGGCCCTCGGGCTCACCCGCGGTCAGTTGCGCGGCATGCTGGCCCTGGAGGCCGTGCTGATTGCCGGCGTCGCCGCCGTGATCGGCTCCACACTGGGCGTACTGTACGGCTGGGCCGGTGCACAGGCGGCGCTGGGCAAGTTCACGGCCGTCACGGCCACCATTCCGTGGGGCCAGATCCTGCTGGTGGTGGGCGTTGCCGCGGTGGCCGGGCTGTTGGCCTCCGTGGTACCGGCTCGTCGCGCGGCCAAGCTCTCCCCCGTTGAGGGCCTCGCCATGGACTAG
- the metG gene encoding methionine--tRNA ligase: protein MTSTESAKTPYYLTTAITYPNGVPHIGHAYEYIATDAMARFKRLDGYDVMFLTGTDEHGMKIAQTAEKEGITPKELVDRNAAVYKEAHAALGISYDRFIRTTDADHYAASQAIWKKMEDAGDIYLGKYEGWYSVRDEAYYGEDETELREDGLRYSKVTDTELTWTEEESYFFRLSNYQEKLLALYEEQPEFGAPRTRFNEVISFVKGGLEDLSVSRTTFDWGVPVPGNDKHVMYVWVDALTNYLTGVGYPDENSEAFQKFWPADVHVIGKDISRFHAVYWPAFLMSAGLELPKRVMIHGFLHNNGVKMSKSLGNVVAPADWVAQYGLDQVRFFLLREVPFGADGSYNHDAVVGRMNSDLANNLGNLAQRSLSMVAKNCEGVVPTPGAFTEADETILSAARELLEHSRHAYQTQDFHGSLEKIWHVLGDTNAYFADQAPWVLRKTDVPRMETVLYVTLEVLRMVSILIQPVMPDAAAKLLTVLGQGTSADDAVRQFAAIGSPLVAGTVLPAPAPIFPKYEEPAEA from the coding sequence GTGACATCTACTGAATCGGCCAAGACGCCTTACTACCTCACCACCGCCATCACGTACCCGAACGGTGTTCCGCACATCGGGCACGCCTACGAGTACATCGCCACCGACGCCATGGCACGCTTCAAGCGCCTGGACGGATACGACGTGATGTTCTTGACCGGCACGGATGAGCACGGCATGAAGATTGCGCAGACGGCCGAGAAGGAAGGCATCACGCCCAAGGAACTCGTGGACCGCAACGCCGCCGTCTACAAGGAGGCGCACGCCGCCCTGGGCATCAGCTACGACCGTTTCATCCGGACCACCGACGCCGACCACTACGCTGCGTCGCAGGCCATCTGGAAGAAGATGGAGGACGCCGGGGACATCTACCTGGGCAAGTACGAGGGCTGGTACTCCGTCCGCGACGAGGCCTACTACGGCGAGGACGAGACCGAACTGCGCGAGGACGGCCTGCGCTACTCCAAGGTCACCGACACCGAGCTGACCTGGACCGAGGAGGAGAGCTACTTCTTCCGCCTCTCCAACTACCAGGAAAAGCTGCTGGCACTCTACGAGGAGCAGCCCGAATTCGGCGCCCCCCGCACCCGCTTCAACGAGGTCATCAGCTTCGTCAAGGGCGGCCTGGAGGACCTCTCCGTCAGCCGCACCACCTTCGACTGGGGCGTCCCCGTGCCCGGCAACGACAAGCACGTCATGTACGTGTGGGTCGACGCACTGACCAACTACCTGACCGGCGTGGGCTACCCGGACGAGAATTCCGAGGCGTTCCAGAAGTTCTGGCCGGCGGACGTCCACGTCATCGGCAAGGACATCTCCCGCTTCCACGCCGTCTACTGGCCCGCGTTCCTCATGTCCGCCGGGCTGGAACTGCCCAAGCGCGTCATGATCCACGGCTTCCTGCACAACAACGGCGTGAAGATGTCCAAGTCCCTGGGCAACGTGGTGGCCCCCGCCGACTGGGTGGCCCAGTACGGCCTGGACCAGGTGCGGTTCTTCCTGCTGCGCGAGGTCCCGTTCGGTGCCGACGGCTCCTACAACCACGACGCCGTCGTCGGGCGCATGAACTCCGACCTTGCAAACAACCTGGGCAACCTGGCGCAGCGGTCGCTGTCCATGGTGGCGAAGAACTGCGAAGGCGTTGTTCCGACACCCGGCGCATTCACGGAGGCTGACGAGACCATCCTGTCCGCGGCCCGCGAACTGCTCGAGCACTCCCGCCACGCATACCAGACGCAGGACTTCCACGGCTCGCTGGAGAAGATCTGGCACGTCCTGGGCGACACCAACGCCTACTTCGCCGACCAGGCTCCCTGGGTGTTGCGCAAGACCGACGTTCCCCGCATGGAGACCGTGCTGTACGTGACCCTTGAGGTGCTGCGCATGGTCTCGATCCTGATCCAGCCGGTCATGCCCGACGCCGCCGCGAAGCTGCTGACCGTTTTGGGCCAGGGCACCTCCGCGGACGACGCCGTGCGCCAATTTGCGGCCATCGGCTCGCCCCTGGTGGCCGGTACCGTGCTGCCCGCCCCGGCGCCGATCTTCCCGAAGTACGAGGAACCCGCCGAGGCGTAA
- the serA gene encoding phosphoglycerate dehydrogenase: MSATKPVVLLAEELSPATIEALGPDFEIRSCDGADRNELLSAIVDVDAILVRSATQVDAEAIAVAKNLKVIARAGVGLDNVDIKAATQAGVMVVNAPTSNIVSAAELTIGHILSLARHIPAASTALKNGEWKRSKYTGTELLEKKLGIIGLGRIGALITERAKAFGMDVVAYDPYVTSARAASLGVQLLTLDELLEQSDFVTIHMPRTPETLGMIGTEAFAKMKKTSYVINVARGGLVDEAALNIALREGQIAGAGIDVFVKEPATDVDFLGLDNVIVTPHLGASTDEAQEKAGVSVAKSVRLALAGELVPDAVNVAGGVIASDVRPGIPLIEKLGRIFTALTHASVTQIDVEVAGEIAALDVKALELSALKGVFKDVVSEQVSYVNAPILAEQRGINTRLITTLESTDYRNVLTIRGALSDGGQISVSGTLTGPKQIQKIVSVNGYDLEIPMSDHLLVISYADRPGVIGTLGRLLGENGINIAGMQVARNSEGGQALSLLTVDSSVPQTVLDAIKAEIGATMAREVDLED; encoded by the coding sequence GTGAGCGCCACCAAACCAGTAGTACTCCTCGCTGAGGAACTTTCACCCGCCACGATCGAGGCCCTGGGACCCGATTTCGAGATCCGCAGCTGCGACGGGGCGGATCGAAACGAACTGCTCTCTGCAATCGTCGATGTCGATGCGATCCTGGTCCGCTCTGCCACGCAGGTGGATGCCGAGGCGATTGCCGTTGCGAAGAACTTGAAGGTCATTGCGCGTGCCGGTGTGGGGCTGGACAACGTGGACATCAAGGCCGCAACGCAGGCCGGCGTCATGGTGGTCAACGCGCCGACGTCGAACATCGTCTCCGCCGCCGAACTGACGATCGGCCACATCCTCTCCCTGGCCCGGCACATCCCGGCCGCCAGCACGGCGCTGAAGAACGGCGAGTGGAAGCGCTCCAAGTACACCGGCACCGAACTGCTCGAGAAGAAGCTCGGCATCATCGGCCTGGGCCGCATCGGCGCGCTCATCACCGAACGTGCCAAGGCCTTCGGCATGGACGTCGTCGCCTACGACCCCTACGTCACCTCGGCCCGCGCCGCCAGCCTCGGCGTGCAGCTGCTCACCCTCGACGAACTCCTTGAGCAGTCCGACTTCGTCACGATCCACATGCCGCGCACCCCGGAAACCCTGGGCATGATCGGCACCGAGGCCTTCGCGAAGATGAAGAAGACCTCCTACGTCATCAACGTGGCCCGCGGCGGACTCGTCGACGAAGCCGCCCTGAACATCGCCCTGCGCGAAGGCCAGATCGCCGGCGCCGGCATCGACGTGTTCGTCAAGGAACCGGCCACCGACGTGGACTTCCTGGGCCTGGACAACGTCATCGTCACCCCGCACCTGGGCGCCTCCACCGATGAGGCACAGGAAAAGGCCGGCGTCTCCGTGGCCAAGTCCGTACGCCTGGCCCTGGCCGGCGAACTGGTGCCCGACGCCGTCAACGTCGCCGGCGGCGTCATCGCCTCCGACGTCCGCCCCGGCATCCCGCTGATCGAGAAGCTGGGCCGCATCTTCACCGCACTCACCCACGCCTCGGTCACCCAGATCGACGTCGAGGTTGCCGGCGAGATTGCCGCCCTGGACGTCAAGGCGCTGGAACTCTCGGCCCTGAAGGGCGTCTTCAAGGACGTCGTCTCCGAGCAGGTCTCCTACGTCAACGCCCCCATCCTGGCCGAACAGCGCGGCATCAACACCCGCCTGATCACCACGCTGGAGTCCACCGACTACCGCAACGTGCTCACCATCCGCGGTGCGCTCTCCGACGGCGGCCAGATCTCGGTGTCCGGTACGCTGACCGGTCCCAAGCAGATCCAAAAGATCGTCTCGGTCAACGGCTACGACCTGGAAATCCCGATGAGCGACCACCTGCTCGTCATCTCCTACGCCGACCGCCCCGGCGTCATCGGCACCCTGGGCCGCCTGCTCGGCGAGAACGGCATCAACATCGCCGGCATGCAGGTGGCCCGTAACAGCGAAGGCGGTCAGGCACTTTCCCTGCTGACCGTGGACAGCTCCGTCCCGCAGACCGTGCTCGACGCCATCAAGGCCGAGATCGGCGCCACCATGGCCCGCGAGGTCGACCTGGAGGACTAG